CACCCAACGAAGTCTTTGGGGCAATGATTTACGAGAGCAAAACTTTGCCAACTAATTAATTTCCCTGTCATTGCTGAACGATAATTTCATTTCCCGCCCTTGTTGGCCGTACGAAAATCGAGAACGCATATAACCTTGTATACTTGCTTGTTTTGTGAATGACAATTGGTAtaacttttggttttcttttacgtTTTTATTGACTCGATGGTAGCATTTGCATTCGTTTTATGCATGAATACGCCGAGCACAATTTAATGAATCTTTTCTCTCCATCCATATGTAAAGGACTTTCCTATCAGATCAACATGTATGTTAGGTTGCTTTACAACAGAAAAATATCAAGAAACAGTATACTATGGCGAGTTTCTTCTgaccttcaaaaattgatcTCACAgtatagaaataaaattgacCCTTCTAGATCTAGAAACAATCATAATAACTTTCGTCCCTATGCTGCAAGATTTTAATCCACTAGTCCTACAAGTCTTTCAGTTAAAGTGTCTTTAATGCCGAAAATCCCGTACTTTCCAAACTGCTGCACACATTACAtggtttccttcttcaagcCGGATGGACTTTCTATTTGACCATTTGGattgtttctttccaaGTGGTCATTTCCTTTAATGATAGCAAGATCGATGCGCCAAACATTATGGGGAAACCGGAAAGTGACAAGCAAACCCAAAGGAAGGACAAAGGAAATGTTGCGGAATCATTATGGAAAATTCTAtggcttttgtttgttcgCGCGAAGGTATAGTGGAGACATGATTTTACAAAAGCTCCCTCACCCTCCTTGAAATCCACTATCTTATATAATCTACTTAATGCGTACGAACCTACCATCTTCAATTACCCACCACATATAAAAAGGTAAGAATATCTGCAAGTAACTACGCGATTCATCGattttttgattgattttctttttttgctgtAAGAGTTTTTGTCTtgaaattaagaaaattCGCGTCAATTGTGCCATCTGAAACTAACCGATATATTTAGTTACAAAATCTTTTAGTAAACATGTCATCTTCTTTAGAACAACTCAAGAATACCGGAACCGTTGTCGTTTCTGACACTGGTGACTTTGAGTCCATCGCCAAATACAAGCCTGAAGATGCTACTACCAACCCCTCTTTGATTTTGGCCGCCTCCAAGAAACCCCAATATGCTGCTCTTGTCGACGCCGCCGTCGAATATTCGAAGAAGAAGGGTGGTTCTCTCGaggaaagaattgaaaacgCTTTTGACCGTCTTCTCATTGAGTTCGGTACCAAGATTCTTGCCATCGTCCCCGGCCGTGTTTCCACTGAAGTTGATGCtcgcttttctttcgatACCAAGACTACCATCGAAAAGGCCCATCAATTGATTAAGCTttacgaagaagaaggtaTCAAGCGTGAACGTGTTTTGATCAAGATTGCTTCCACCTATGAGGGTATCCAAGCCGCTAAGCAGTTGGAACAAGAAGGTATCCACTGCAACTTGACCCTCCTTTTCTCCTTCGTCCAAGCTGTCGCTTGTGCTGAAGCCAACGTTACCCTCATTTCTCCTTTCGTTGGCCGTATCCTTGATTTCTTCAAGGCCAAGAACAACCGTGATTACGCTCCTCACGAAGATCCTGGTGTCCTTAGTGTCAGCCAAATCTACAACTACTACAAGAAATACAACTACAAGACCATTGTCATGGGTGCTTCCTTCCGTAACATCGGTGAGATCCAGGAGCTTGCTGGTGTCGATTTCTTGACTATCTCTCCCGCTCTTCTTGAACAACTGAATAACAGCCAAGAGCCTGTTCCCAAGAAGCTTGATGCCTCTCAAGCTCATGGTCTTGACATTGAAAAGGTCTCTTTCCTTAACGACGAGTCCAAGTTCCGTTTCAACTTTAACAACGATGAAATGGCCGTCAGCAAGTTAGCTACCGGTATCAGTGCCTTCGCCAAGGATGCCGATACTCTTCGTGgtcttttgaaggaaaagctCCAAGCTTAAGCTGCTTCAATGTAATGtctatttctttcatcaGAAATTTCATGTTTTACTTAgttttttctatattattaaataccttttttatttgacTGTTTATTCCCTTGTGATCTATAAGCTTACGGAATAGGCAAATCTTTACCTTGTTTTTCGATGTCATATGGTAATAATGCATTGCTTAGCAAAGTAGTAATGGTACTATGTCACTGTAAAAAAACTCATTATCGCGGTGAGTGACTATTAATCAATAAAACCGAATGAAACTGttaaaaggaaagagaaatatcCATCATAGCTAGACATTAAACGTTTGATCATCAAATATCTTCGACCTATCTTCTGGAGGCCATTCCAGTCGCTTCCAGGTGCGAATGGTGCGTTCAGAGGGGTTTAATTCCCATATTCTGGCACGCCGAATGTATCCACCATGTCCGCCGTAGCCACCAAACCCAGAGCTTCCTGCCATACAGAATCTTACCTGATGTGTCTTGTGAATTCCACAAAAATCATTCACATGATCGTGACCAGCTACAGCCAAAGGAATTTGCAATTCATTTAGCGTCTTTGCTGTCCCCGGATCACAGTAGGATGAGGAACATTTTTCTCGATACGACCCGACCATATCGTCCACTTCACAAAATTCTCTTAGTGGTATATGAAAGAAGACCATTTGAATGGGGTCGTTTTGAAATTCTGTCTTTCTTGATCGCAACCAAGCAAGTTGGTCTTTCTTAATCGCATCATACAGAGGACAAGCTCGACCATTCGTAGTTCCTGCATGTGAATCCAGTACATATATAGCAAATTTATCGGGACTTCGCAAAACATAATTCCCAACCCCAGAAATATTTCCCATTAAACCGATATTTCCAGGGACCTGGTGAACAATCTGAGCCATGTCGTCGTTAGCTAAATCTCCTAAACTATCATGATTTCCATAAGTAACGGCGAAGGGTATTTCGTAATCTACCACAGGTGCTAGTGCTTTCATTAGAGACGTTTTCGAATCGTCCACCGCATCACCGGTAATTAAATCACCCGTAAAGAGGACCAAATCTGGAGATTCCCGTTTCAATAAGTCAGTAACAAAAGTTCGAGTAGTTGCGTCTGCCATACAGTCTGAAGGACGTTCTGGAGGATACGAATCTCGGCACTTTGTGAGTTCAGAAGAAATATGCAAGTCCGATAACTGCAAAATCTTTAATGTATCTTTCTGTTTATTAAATGGCACGTCTACGAAAGATGGTTCATTGTTCTTAAGACTCTCTATAGTTGAAACAAGGGGATATGAGCAATAACGTTGGGTCAGCAAAACTGGACGACCAAGATAAAGGAAATCTGATTGAACTGGAATCCATCCTCTTCGTAGTTCAGTGGCATCGGAGCCAAATAAGCCTTCCACATCACATACATCCCCATTTGGACCGTGCTGAATGTGGAGACCATAACTATTTCCTTTCGCCATTTGAGGATCAATAAATATATTCTCGACAGTCTTTGTTACCCCAGAAATATATCTAATAGGTCTTTTTACAAAGACATATGCCCGTTTCCAAGGAAGCCATGATTGATACAAGTTTTTGCTAGAGCGATCCCATCGCCAGAATAAAAGTACAGGTCTGCAAAAGGGAGAGAATAACCCACATTCGACTATGCGAACATTCTCAATTGGTGTTTGAAGATAAGCTACCCTTGCATTGAAAGAGGTAGGCAATTGAGTCTTAACAAGCCAATTATCAAGAATAAGTagaaaaaggtaaagaaTTACAGCATAAACCAAGTATAAACGAAGGAAATGACCCTTTCTTGCTAAAATCCTCATATCGGAAGAAAACACAACAAATATACTCTCAAGTAGGAACAGAAATTCGTCCTCTTTGCATACCCTACTGACCTAGTGGAGCCCTTTTAGTTACTCACGAAGCAGTCAGTATGTATTCTGGAGTAATTGGAAATATAACAACAAATGCAAGCAATCGTAGACAACTCCATGCTTACTGGCATTTTGCaataaacaatgaaatcattaagtgtttgtttacattcgAAATTTTGAACGCAATATAGCGATTTTTTACGAGGCCTAGCGAAGCAACAGAAGGCTATTGTGAACTTCGTTGGATCGTCTCAATGTACTGAAGCGCAATGTTACTTGCAAAGGAAACCGAGAATTTCTTCAAGACACCTCTGCTTCTGCCATTTCCTTTAATTTCGTAACCCtcataaataaacaagtcAATATGTCTGACtacgaagaagaagaaggattAGGTATGGATGGTGCCGtcatggaagaagaagtggATGAATATCAAGTGGGAGACGAAAATGGCGAGCAACAAAATAATGGTGCAGGAGGAGAATCCACCACCATATTGTCAGAAGACGTTGCTACCAATCGTACTGGTGCTGCCTCCAAAGccatagaaaaagaaagacgtACCACAACACCTTACATGACTAAATATGAGCGTGCTCGTATCTTGGGTACCCGTGCCTTACAGATCAGGTAAGTATAGCAGCCAACACGgaagaatgaaataaaaaatatgaGTGAGGAGACCCGAAATATGAAGTTTTGAGCCATTTCGCTATGTTGGACCTGCGTTATTCTTTGTGTTTTCTGTATTCTCTTCAAAGACTAACAATAATGCTTAGTATGAATGCTCCTGTTCTAGTCGACTTGGAAGGCGAAACAGATCCATTGCAAATTGCCATGAAGGAACTTGCgcaaaaaaagattccCCTTTTGGTCCGTCGGTATTTACCTGATGGAAGTTTTGAGGATTGGAGCGTTTCTGAGCTCATCTAATGGAATGTGTGGCTTCTAATAAAGTTAtttaagaaacaaaaaagttaaGATCAATAATATCGGTGGTTTTTGGATATCTCCTTTATCTCAGGAAAGAACGTCCTTGTATAATTTGAAAATCATAAGATTGGAGTTGAGTGACCAGGCTCGAAACGTCAAagtgtaaaaaaaaagcttaaCATCTTTCTGTACAAATGGGGATGTCCATAGAACTTCCTCAACTTGTTGGCAACtcgttctttttccataattATACATTGTACTGCGATTGATATTTTACTTTGAATAGCAAAGTTTTGGAAGTTTTAGTAAAATCGTAAATGGTGAGCATCATGACGGAACCTGTTTAAAGGAATAAGTTAGTAATTTAAATCAGTATTAtacgaaaaacaaaaaagaacgtgCTTGGCTCTATCTTTAGTGTTGGGGTTCATGATGCTCTGTTACGGGCctcaattttttccaatccTGGATCTGTTCTGATGTGGAAGAGAGGGGTGTAACAATACAACTTGACAAAGCGGGCATGGCGTCCAAAATGATATCTTCAGCCAATTTCACCAGCTTTGATGTCTCTTGGATTGTTAAATCTGGTGCCATTGACAAAATGACATGAATTGCATGTGTATTTCCCAAGGTCATAGCAACCTTGTGAGGAAAATCTGCTTTTTTCGATAGCACATCAACAACGGTTGTATGTAGATTTGTAGACGGGGCTTTATCTAGCATTTGATGTAATGCTTTActtgaagaagcaaaaccAGCTCGAAAGACAACTATACTGACTAAGCACCCAAAAAGAGGATCCAACCACGGAGCATTCAATAAATATGCGCCGGAAAGTGCAGCAAGTGACGCTAGGCCAGTTAATGCATCTGCACGATGATGCCACGCATTGGCCATCAGCAGATTAGAACTCGTAGCTCTTGCAACTTCTTTTGCTAGAATCATAAAGTTAGCATCTTCCATAATTACAGGACcttataaataaatacttACTTCTTTGAAATAACCACTCCTTTAAAACAATGCTTCCAAACGCTATTCCCATTGCCATGAAAGGATGATGCAAAATCAACTCAGAGTAATCATGTGAATGTCCTAAATGGGCATTTGTAGCTGCTGCATCTACGGAATTGTGCGTAGTTGAACCTTGCAAAAATATCGTATACAATCGACTGAAGGAAGAATTTGCAATCCCTACTGACACGGCAAGAAGCAAGCCAGAAACGCTAAATGTACCCAACGTTTCCCACTTCCCATAGCCTGTTGGATAATCTCGAGTAGGTTTTTTGTtacaaattttcaaagtaaacAAGGTTACCAGATCGGAAATCATATCTCCTAACTGATGAGCAGCATCAGCAAGTAAAATGTTCGATTGCAGAGCCAATCCACCGGTCCCTTTAGCAGCCATTAATGCAATGTTACTATATCTGAAATTTAATTAGCATGCCGctaattttatttagctgATGTCTTGTTCGctaaaaatatataaagaaCACTTACAGACCCCACCAGGTCATTCGTACTTCTGgtgtttgctttttttgttttaatgcTTTGACGAATTCAACATAATTCTTGTCATCTTCATGAGTATGTTTGTGGGTATGAGGATAAAGGCCGTGTTGGCGACAAAATAACCAAGGACGGTATGTAGAAGAAGGGTATTTCCGCAAAGAATTGCGCTTTGAAGTCTCAAAACAACCTCTAAAAGCAAACGTCTTCGTTGAGCGTGGTAACATCAGAAATTCAATTGCTGGAATACAAACTCTGAAAAATTCTGGTTTATATATGGTTTATTGTAGCGAAATATCATAGATAGGTCTGCCTTTCTTCCTTTCGTTTCGATGCCTTGACACACAGGCAGCAGTTagaattctttcttgaGGAGGTTATGCAAATAAAGAACTgaagaatagaaaaaagtCAGTAGATTGACTTATTTTAACAGTTacgtaaaaaaaaagcacgTCAGTATCTATACAGACTTTGAAGACTGAAAGATatgtttaaaaaagttaCAGAAGAGGATAGACCATTACAAGTTCCAAACGATCTTTTATATCCCGACTCCTGACAGTTCGAAGGAGGCTATTTTCACTTTAAAGCAGTTGTAGATCAATTTCGGTTTAGCCTCTTCGAACCTTCATGATTTACTTGCACAATTTTATCTGATCATAACTCTAGATATAATTTCCTACTTGTATTTTACATATGTTAATTTCGAGTAATCAATACTGTGAATTTAGTTTATCTATGAAGTTACAAATCAATAATATGCAAAACCAAACTCAGTGCATCCAATGACCGCGAAAGTATACTTTGTAgtaaaaaatttgaaaccaaaataaagtaactaaaaacaaacacatAACCCATTattattaaatatataaacGTTTTAGTATACACGAGAGTTTTAAGCATTTCCACTAGGCATTAAAGGGCAATGAAAGCGTTTATAATAAACTGACACCCTAAACACAAAAAACTGATTATGTAAACTCATTCCACTAGTGGTAAATGCTCAAAACCTCAAAACatgcaaaagaatatgCATTTATAGACACTGAATGTagcttttccaaaagaactttcaaaatttccgGTTCTTGATTTAAACCGTCATCATAAACGGAATGAACCCTTACGGACGTTGCTTCATATACATAAACTGCTCCGTTTTGCTTCATTAAAGCTGATTCAGGAATGCTAAACTCTATTAAAAGCTTCAATGCTCTAGAGTGAAGGTACATCTCCAGTCGAATTACGATACACTGTTTTTCCCGATTAAATGACACATAAGGCCAATACAATTTCAACCGTTCAAAATCCAGCAATAGTTCCTGTAACTGATTCCAATAAGCAGCAATCTTGTCCATTTCCGGTTTTAACAACTTgatgtttttctttatgagTTTACTTTTGTTGCTGTGAAATATCTCAGCTATAATATCAAACACACCAGACACAGTCCAAGGTCGCTTTGCTATTTCAGCTTTCACGTTCAGATCTAGTCCTTGTTGGTGCACTTGaagcaaaacgaaaacatgAAAAGGTTGCAACGAATGATTCCAAATTAGTTTCATTTGATTAGGTCGGATAGAAAGTATGGTCCAGCCAAGTTTCCGCTGTAACTCTGACATTTGCTGCTGGTATTCTGTAATTTCATCATATTCAAAATCCTGATTCGCATTATAAAATTCCCTTTCTTCCTCACACCGTAATTCCAAATCTTTGCATCGATTACTTAGATCGTCcatctctttttctaagttcttctttttagttTGCCTTTCAACCagtatttcctttttcagcTTTAGCTCCCTTTGCAAGTCTTCAAATTTACTTTGAGTTCGGAAAACCAATTCTTTGTTATAGTGTCCAAACAATTCCTTTCTCTTCCTCAACGCTTCAACCTTTGTTGATACCGTAGACAGACTCGTACGCaactcttcaaaaaatggaaaaagttTGGATGAGGTTTCCGAAACCTGTATCAAGTTTTTTCTAAGCTTCAAATGGTTCTCATTAAGTTCCTGCTTAATTCCTTGCATTAGAGCCTCCCGCCATTCGTACCAATAACCTTGCGCTTGTAAACGcgaaaaagttttgattaTCCGAAACTGTGAATTCATTAACGCTTTCATCTCACTGGATGCTTTTCTATATTCGTAAAATAGCAACGGATTATTCTTATAAGCATCTTCAGCCATCTTTGCTACAAAGTCCTTTCCCTCGATGATATATTCTTCCAATTTCTGACAACTAAACCTGTACAATTCGAGTATTGGAAATTGCAAATAGTAAGATTCCAGAAGTTGAGCTGTCGTTAATTGAGGACTCTCAAGTGGACCTGAAATAATCGTCTCACGCCTTTTCGAACTCGTTATATTATCCAAAAACTCGATTTCAGTcatatccaaaaattcGTCCAACGTTAAAGCTGGTAAAACAGGGTCAAATGAGGATGAAGAAGTCTCCTGGTCCGCTTCtatcttttgcttttcttctccgGTAGGTACAGCTTCATTTACGATATCCGGCAAATCAGTAGCATGTAGGGcactttcttcattcataaTATTTACGTCCATTGAAGAACCCAGTTCCTGTGTTCCTTCTAAGGTAAATGGTTGCAATTTGATTGCTATTGGAGAT
The nucleotide sequence above comes from Schizosaccharomyces osmophilus chromosome 3, complete sequence. Encoded proteins:
- the rpb6 gene encoding DNA-directed RNA polymerase I, II and III subunit Rpb6, whose protein sequence is MSDYEEEEGLGMDGAVMEEEVDEYQVGDENGEQQNNGAGGESTTILSEDVATNRTGAASKAIEKERRTTTPYMTKYERARILGTRALQISMNAPVLVDLEGETDPLQIAMKELAQKKIPLLVRRYLPDGSFEDWSVSELI
- the mmt1 gene encoding mitochondrial (zinc or iron) ion transmembrane transporter Mmt1; translated protein: MLPRSTKTFAFRGCFETSKRNSLRKYPSSTYRPWLFCRQHGLYPHTHKHTHEDDKNYVEFVKALKQKKQTPEVRMTWWGLYSNIALMAAKGTGGLALQSNILLADAAHQLGDMISDLVTLFTLKICNKKPTRDYPTGYGKWETLGTFSVSGLLLAVSVGIANSSFSRLYTIFLQGSTTHNSVDAAATNAHLGHSHDYSELILHHPFMAMGIAFGSIVLKEWLFQRTKEVARATSSNLLMANAWHHRADALTGLASLAALSGAYLLNAPWLDPLFGCLVSIVVFRAGFASSSKALHQMLDKAPSTNLHTTVVDVLSKKADFPHKVAMTLGNTHAIHVILSMAPDLTIQETSKLVKLAEDIILDAMPALSSCIVTPLSSTSEQIQDWKKLRPVTEHHEPQH
- the tal1 gene encoding transaldolase Tal1 — its product is MLNMSSSLEQLKNTGTVVVSDTGDFESIAKYKPEDATTNPSLILAASKKPQYAALVDAAVEYSKKKGGSLEERIENAFDRLLIEFGTKILAIVPGRVSTEVDARFSFDTKTTIEKAHQLIKLYEEEGIKRERVLIKIASTYEGIQAAKQLEQEGIHCNLTLLFSFVQAVACAEANVTLISPFVGRILDFFKAKNNRDYAPHEDPGVLSVSQIYNYYKKYNYKTIVMGASFRNIGEIQELAGVDFLTISPALLEQLNNSQEPVPKKLDASQAHGLDIEKVSFLNDESKFRFNFNNDEMAVSKLATGISAFAKDADTLRGLLKEKLQA
- the dcr2 gene encoding serine/threonine protein phosphatase Dcr2, which produces MRILARKGHFLRLYLVYAVILYLFLLILDNWLVKTQLPTSFNARVAYLQTPIENVRIVECGLFSPFCRPVLLFWRWDRSSKNLYQSWLPWKRAYVFVKRPIRYISGVTKTVENIFIDPQMAKGNSYGLHIQHGPNGDVCDVEGLFGSDATELRRGWIPVQSDFLYLGRPVLLTQRYCSYPLVSTIESLKNNEPSFVDVPFNKQKDTLKILQLSDLHISSELTKCRDSYPPERPSDCMADATTRTFVTDLLKRESPDLVLFTGDLITGDAVDDSKTSLMKALAPVVDYEIPFAVTYGNHDSLGDLANDDMAQIVHQVPGNIGLMGNISGVGNYVLRSPDKFAIYVLDSHAGTTNGRACPLYDAIKKDQLAWLRSRKTEFQNDPIQMVFFHIPLREFCEVDDMVGSYREKCSSSYCDPGTAKTLNELQIPLAVAGHDHVNDFCGIHKTHQVRFCMAGSSGFGGYGGHGGYIRRARIWELNPSERTIRTWKRLEWPPEDRSKIFDDQTFNV